In a genomic window of Streptomyces sp. NBC_01142:
- the coaD gene encoding pantetheine-phosphate adenylyltransferase, whose amino-acid sequence MRRAVCPGSFDPITNGHLDIIARASKLYDVVHVAVMINQSKQGLFTVEERIEMIRQVTSDYGNVQVESHHGLLVDFCKQRDIPAIVKGLRAVSDFDYELQMAQMNNGLSGVETLFVPTNPTYSFLSSSLVKEVAAWGGDVSHLLPPVVHRALTERLAQK is encoded by the coding sequence TTGCGCCGCGCAGTCTGTCCGGGGTCATTCGACCCCATCACCAATGGACACCTCGACATCATTGCCCGCGCCTCCAAGCTGTACGACGTCGTACATGTCGCGGTGATGATCAACCAGTCCAAGCAGGGACTGTTCACGGTGGAGGAGCGGATCGAGATGATCCGCCAGGTCACCAGTGACTACGGAAACGTCCAGGTGGAGTCCCACCACGGCCTGCTCGTCGACTTCTGCAAGCAGCGCGACATCCCGGCCATCGTCAAGGGTCTGCGTGCGGTCAGCGACTTCGACTACGAGCTGCAGATGGCCCAGATGAACAACGGCCTCTCGGGAGTCGAGACCCTCTTCGTCCCGACCAACCCCACCTACAGCTTCCTCTCCTCCAGCCTGGTCAAGGAGGTCGCCGCCTGGGGCGGGGACGTCTCCCACCTGCTGCCTCCCGTTGTGCACCGTGCCCTCACCGAGCGGCTCGCCCAGAAGTGA
- a CDS encoding cell division initiation protein: MDVQKKIDEIVEAVGNARSMPMSASCVVNRAELLAMLEEVRQALPGSLAHAQELIGGREQLVEQARQEAERIITSAHAERGSLISDTQVARQSQDEADRILSEARRDAEEIRAEADDYVDSKLANFEVVLNKTIGSVDRGREKLLGRGPGLDEQGYADDDAPEYTADPQTLIQRADEYVDAKLGAFEAVLSKTLDAVGRGRQKLHGRTTSDALGEHMAAQDAAGAQQHASDADYLAGLAELADPQVQAQHQHQPQAAEQQPRIPAQAPPVQMPAQVPAQPDPYAYQPQEAYAGYQQQDPYAAYQQQGYDQQQYAQQDPYAYQQQPQHQPQQPQHQPQGAALDETSLFDTSMIDLEQLRRYEQGR; this comes from the coding sequence GTGGACGTCCAGAAGAAGATCGACGAGATCGTCGAGGCGGTCGGGAACGCCCGGTCCATGCCCATGTCGGCCTCCTGCGTGGTCAACCGCGCCGAGCTGCTCGCCATGCTCGAAGAGGTCCGCCAGGCCCTGCCCGGCTCGCTGGCGCACGCCCAGGAGCTGATCGGCGGCCGCGAGCAGCTGGTCGAGCAGGCCCGCCAGGAGGCCGAGCGGATCATCACGTCCGCCCACGCCGAACGCGGCTCGCTGATCTCGGACACCCAGGTCGCCCGCCAGTCCCAGGACGAGGCCGACCGGATCCTCTCCGAGGCCCGCCGCGACGCCGAGGAGATCCGGGCCGAGGCCGACGACTACGTCGACTCCAAGCTCGCCAACTTCGAGGTCGTCCTCAACAAGACCATCGGCTCCGTCGACCGCGGCCGTGAGAAGCTGCTCGGCCGCGGCCCCGGTCTGGACGAGCAGGGGTACGCCGACGACGACGCCCCGGAGTACACCGCGGACCCGCAGACGCTCATCCAGCGCGCGGACGAGTACGTCGACGCCAAGCTCGGCGCCTTCGAGGCCGTGCTCTCCAAGACCCTGGACGCGGTCGGCCGAGGCCGGCAGAAGCTGCACGGGCGGACCACCAGTGACGCCCTCGGCGAGCACATGGCCGCCCAGGACGCCGCGGGTGCGCAGCAGCACGCGAGCGACGCCGACTATCTGGCCGGTCTCGCGGAGCTGGCCGATCCGCAGGTCCAGGCGCAGCACCAGCACCAGCCGCAGGCGGCCGAGCAGCAGCCCCGGATCCCGGCCCAGGCCCCCCCGGTGCAGATGCCTGCCCAGGTTCCGGCCCAGCCTGATCCGTACGCGTACCAGCCGCAGGAGGCGTACGCCGGCTACCAGCAGCAGGACCCGTACGCCGCGTACCAGCAGCAGGGCTACGACCAGCAGCAGTACGCCCAGCAGGATCCGTACGCGTACCAGCAGCAGCCCCAGCACCAGCCGCAGCAGCCCCAGCACCAGCCCCAGGGTGCCGCTCTCGACGAGACCAGTCTCTTCGACACGAGCATGATCGACCTCGAGCAGCTGCGCCGGTACGAGCAGGGGCGCTGA
- a CDS encoding DUF177 domain-containing protein yields the protein MNAHLDHRNPLVFDTHELGRRPGALQRLTRTVAAPKDFGIEGVIGVPLGSPVELDLRLESVMDGVLVTGTARASVEGECVRCLEPLRRKAEADFQEMFSYPDADDRNRSRTAEPVDDAEDEDMLFLEDGLFDLEPVLRDAVVLALPMQPVCREDCAGLCSTCGVRLDENPDHHHDAVDIRWAALQGLAGTIQDGEKDNMGGAESGVDEKQEK from the coding sequence CTGAACGCGCACCTCGACCACCGCAACCCTCTCGTGTTCGATACACACGAGCTGGGTCGGCGTCCCGGTGCGCTCCAGCGGCTGACCCGCACGGTCGCGGCCCCCAAGGACTTCGGTATCGAAGGGGTCATAGGCGTGCCCTTGGGCTCGCCCGTGGAGCTCGATCTCCGCCTCGAGTCGGTCATGGACGGGGTGCTTGTCACAGGCACCGCCCGTGCATCGGTCGAGGGGGAGTGCGTAAGGTGTCTGGAGCCGCTGCGCCGAAAGGCTGAGGCGGACTTCCAGGAGATGTTCTCGTACCCTGACGCCGACGACCGGAACCGCAGTCGCACTGCGGAGCCTGTCGACGACGCCGAGGACGAGGACATGCTCTTCCTCGAGGACGGCCTGTTCGACCTCGAGCCCGTGCTGCGCGATGCGGTAGTGCTCGCACTGCCGATGCAGCCGGTGTGCCGGGAGGACTGTGCCGGTCTGTGCTCCACATGTGGAGTCAGGCTGGACGAGAACCCGGACCACCACCACGACGCCGTCGACATTCGTTGGGCGGCACTGCAGGGACTCGCCGGGACCATCCAGGACGGCGAGAAGGACAACATGGGCGGCGCCGAGTCGGGCGTCGACGAGAAGCAGGAGAAGTAG
- the rpmF gene encoding 50S ribosomal protein L32 produces the protein MAVPKRKMSRSNTRHRRSQWKAAVPTLVSCERCQEPKQQHIACPSCGTYNKRQVLEV, from the coding sequence GTGGCTGTTCCGAAGCGGAAGATGTCGCGCAGCAACACGCGCCACCGCCGGTCGCAGTGGAAGGCTGCGGTCCCCACCCTGGTTTCGTGTGAGCGTTGCCAGGAGCCGAAGCAGCAGCACATCGCGTGCCCGAGCTGCGGCACCTACAACAAGCGCCAGGTCCTCGAGGTCTGA
- the rnc gene encoding ribonuclease III, whose translation MSELSNAKKQADAVNAVNAASSHTLLEGRLGYHLESALLVRALTHRSYAYENGGLPTNERLEFLGDSVLGLVVTDTLYRTHPDLPEGQLAKLRAAVVNSRALAEVGRGLELGLFVRLGRGEEGTGGRDKASILADTLEAVIGAVYLDQGLDAASELVHRLFDPLIEKSSNLGAGLDWKTSLQELTAAEGLGVPEYLVTETGPDHEKTFTAAARVGGVSYGTGTGRSKKEAEQQAAESAWREIRAAADERAAVAKAAAEEATAAAVAVAEAAAAGEGAADTPSSPAAADDRASA comes from the coding sequence ATGTCTGAGCTGTCCAATGCCAAGAAGCAGGCAGACGCAGTGAACGCAGTCAACGCAGCCTCGTCCCACACGCTTCTGGAAGGGCGGCTCGGGTACCACCTCGAGTCCGCCCTTCTGGTGCGTGCGCTGACCCACCGTTCGTACGCGTACGAGAACGGCGGTCTGCCCACCAACGAGCGGCTCGAATTCCTCGGGGATTCGGTGCTCGGCCTGGTGGTCACCGACACGCTGTATCGCACCCACCCCGACCTGCCCGAAGGCCAGCTGGCCAAGTTGCGGGCCGCGGTGGTCAATTCGCGTGCGCTGGCGGAGGTCGGCCGTGGCCTCGAACTCGGCCTTTTCGTCCGGCTCGGCCGGGGCGAAGAAGGCACGGGTGGCCGGGACAAGGCGTCCATCCTCGCCGACACCCTTGAAGCGGTGATCGGCGCGGTCTATCTCGACCAGGGCCTCGACGCGGCCTCGGAGCTGGTGCACCGGCTCTTCGACCCGCTGATCGAGAAGTCCTCGAACCTCGGCGCCGGCCTGGACTGGAAGACCAGCCTCCAGGAGCTGACTGCTGCCGAGGGGCTCGGAGTCCCGGAGTATCTCGTCACCGAGACCGGCCCGGACCACGAGAAGACCTTCACTGCTGCCGCCCGCGTCGGTGGTGTCTCGTACGGCACCGGCACCGGCCGCAGCAAGAAAGAAGCGGAACAGCAGGCGGCGGAGTCCGCGTGGCGGGAGATCCGTGCCGCCGCGGACGAACGCGCGGCTGTGGCGAAGGCCGCGGCCGAAGAGGCAACCGCGGCAGCCGTCGCGGTCGCTGAAGCCGCTGCTGCCGGCGAAGGGGCCGCCGACACCCCTTCGTCACCGGCGGCCGCGGACGACAGGGCCTCGGCCTGA
- the mutM gene encoding bifunctional DNA-formamidopyrimidine glycosylase/DNA-(apurinic or apyrimidinic site) lyase: MPELPEVEVVRRGLQRWVSGRTIAEVQVLHPRAVRRHFAGGEDFAARLKGHSVGVARRRGKYLWLPLADTDVSILGHLGMSGQLLVQPEEAEDEKHLRIRIRFDDSLGTELRFVDQRTFGGLSLHDNTPDGLPDVIAHIARDPIDPAFDDAAFHTALRLRRTTIKRALLDQSLISGVGNIYADEALWRAKLHYERPTATLTRPRSVELLGHVRKVMAAALAVGGTSFDSLYVNVNGESGYFERSLDAYGREDEPCRRCGTPMRRRPWMNRSSYFCPRCQRPPRTSS; this comes from the coding sequence GTGCCCGAACTGCCCGAGGTCGAAGTCGTACGGCGCGGACTCCAGCGCTGGGTCAGCGGACGCACGATCGCCGAGGTCCAGGTTCTGCACCCGCGTGCCGTACGCCGTCATTTCGCGGGCGGTGAGGACTTCGCGGCCCGCCTCAAGGGTCACAGCGTCGGTGTCGCCCGCCGCCGCGGCAAGTACCTCTGGCTGCCCCTGGCGGACACGGACGTCTCGATCCTCGGCCACCTCGGAATGAGCGGACAGCTTCTCGTGCAGCCCGAGGAGGCCGAGGACGAGAAGCACCTGCGTATCCGCATCCGCTTCGACGACTCCCTCGGGACCGAGCTGCGCTTCGTCGACCAGCGCACCTTCGGCGGTCTCTCGCTCCACGACAACACCCCGGACGGGCTCCCCGACGTCATCGCGCACATCGCCCGCGACCCGATCGACCCGGCCTTCGACGACGCGGCCTTCCACACCGCACTGCGCCTGCGCCGTACGACGATCAAGCGCGCCCTGCTCGACCAGTCGCTGATCAGCGGTGTCGGGAACATCTACGCGGACGAGGCGCTCTGGCGCGCGAAGCTCCACTACGAGCGCCCCACCGCTACCCTCACCCGCCCCCGCTCGGTCGAACTCCTCGGCCATGTACGGAAGGTGATGGCCGCCGCGCTCGCCGTCGGCGGCACCAGCTTCGACAGCCTGTATGTCAACGTGAACGGCGAATCGGGGTACTTCGAGCGGTCGTTGGACGCGTACGGCCGCGAGGACGAGCCGTGCCGTCGCTGCGGAACGCCGATGCGCCGGCGGCCATGGATGAACCGGTCCAGCTACTTCTGCCCGCGCTGTCAGCGGCCGCCGCGGACCTCGTCGTAA
- a CDS encoding helix-turn-helix domain-containing protein, which yields MDDSLPFDVFSKQCPSRGTLEHVTGRWGSLTIGALYEGSLRFNELRRRVDGVSEKMLSQTLHALERDGLVHREAQPTNPPRVDYELTPLGRSVAERLLGLIHLVEGRMPEVLAARERYDEVRGGR from the coding sequence ATGGACGACAGCCTCCCCTTTGATGTGTTCTCGAAGCAGTGCCCCTCGCGCGGCACGCTCGAGCATGTGACGGGGCGTTGGGGCAGCCTGACCATCGGGGCCCTGTACGAGGGGAGCCTCCGCTTCAATGAACTGCGGCGGCGCGTCGACGGCGTGAGCGAGAAGATGCTCTCCCAGACACTGCACGCGCTGGAGCGCGACGGGCTGGTGCACCGGGAGGCCCAGCCGACGAATCCGCCCCGCGTGGACTACGAACTCACCCCGCTGGGGCGCTCCGTCGCCGAGCGGCTGCTCGGGTTGATCCACCTGGTGGAAGGACGGATGCCCGAGGTGCTCGCGGCGCGGGAGCGTTACGACGAGGTCCGCGGCGGCCGCTGA
- a CDS encoding CAP domain-containing protein — protein MGRHRRSAAAPVAEDDAHGSVHRLRGGARRKKRGRMPVRTGLLGASAAMAVGAVAVASGLLPGGDSFTVSGDNAPTGQIRTEGSAKLQTQGDASSEPTNEASPSTSPRTERPQAPSKSPSPRPAKPSAAPSKETTSPEPKKPRVTEEKKKEKEPQKESQRESAAPIPAQTRAPVRPSEQPSQPAGSGSSAAEVAEAAVLSMVNAERANAGCSPVRADARLAALAGDFSETMAARGFFDHTDPDGVTPWDRAAKVGIAGLGGENIARGQADADAVMNTWMNSDGHRANILNCDYKTMGVGVHMGPGGPWWTQDFGF, from the coding sequence ATGGGACGCCATCGACGCTCCGCCGCCGCACCCGTCGCAGAGGATGACGCGCACGGTTCGGTCCATCGGCTCCGGGGCGGTGCACGCCGGAAGAAGCGGGGCCGTATGCCCGTACGCACCGGTCTGCTCGGCGCCTCCGCAGCCATGGCGGTAGGTGCCGTGGCCGTCGCATCCGGCCTGCTGCCCGGCGGCGACTCGTTCACCGTCAGTGGCGACAACGCGCCGACGGGGCAGATACGCACCGAGGGCTCCGCGAAGCTCCAGACGCAGGGCGACGCGAGCTCCGAGCCCACGAACGAGGCCTCGCCCTCGACGAGCCCGCGGACCGAACGCCCGCAGGCGCCGTCGAAGTCCCCTTCTCCCCGGCCGGCCAAGCCGTCGGCGGCTCCTTCGAAGGAGACCACCTCTCCCGAGCCGAAGAAGCCCCGGGTGACGGAGGAGAAGAAGAAGGAGAAGGAGCCGCAGAAGGAGTCACAGAGGGAGAGCGCGGCTCCGATCCCTGCACAGACACGTGCGCCCGTCAGGCCGTCGGAACAGCCGTCCCAGCCGGCCGGCTCCGGCTCCTCGGCCGCCGAAGTCGCCGAAGCGGCGGTCCTCAGCATGGTCAATGCCGAGCGCGCGAACGCGGGATGCAGCCCGGTACGGGCCGACGCCCGGCTTGCGGCGCTGGCCGGCGACTTCAGCGAAACCATGGCCGCGCGGGGCTTCTTCGACCACACCGACCCCGACGGGGTGACGCCCTGGGACCGCGCCGCCAAGGTCGGCATAGCCGGTCTGGGCGGCGAGAACATCGCTCGCGGCCAGGCCGACGCGGATGCGGTGATGAACACCTGGATGAACAGCGACGGTCACCGCGCGAACATCCTGAACTGCGACTACAAGACGATGGGTGTCGGTGTGCACATGGGCCCCGGCGGTCCCTGGTGGACGCAGGACTTCGGCTTCTGA
- a CDS encoding acylphosphatase, whose translation MNDVARLTAWVRGRVQGVGFRWFTRANALEIGDLKGFALNLDDGRVQVVAEGPRENCHRLLEWLCSDDTPGRVDGVTEIWGTPRGGYEDFAIR comes from the coding sequence ATGAACGACGTTGCACGGCTCACCGCCTGGGTACGCGGCCGAGTACAGGGAGTGGGCTTCCGTTGGTTCACCAGGGCAAATGCTTTGGAGATCGGCGACCTGAAGGGCTTCGCCCTCAATCTTGACGACGGCAGGGTGCAGGTCGTGGCAGAGGGTCCGCGTGAGAATTGCCACCGTTTGCTGGAATGGCTCTGCTCCGACGACACACCCGGGCGGGTCGACGGAGTCACCGAGATCTGGGGCACTCCCCGCGGCGGTTACGAGGACTTCGCGATTCGGTGA
- the smc gene encoding chromosome segregation protein SMC, with protein sequence MHLKAMTLRGFKSFASATTLRFEPGITCVVGPNGSGKSNVVDALSWVMGEQGAKSLRGGKMEDVIFAGTTGRPPLGRAEVSLTIDNSDGALPIDYAEVTITRIMFRNGGSEYQLNGDTCRLLDIQELLSDSGIGREMHVIVGQGQLDSVLHADPMGRRAFIEEAAGVLKHRKRKEKALRKLDAMQANLARVQDLTDELRRQLKPLGRQAAVARRAAVIQADLRDARLRLLADDLVRLREALRGEIADEAALKERKDAAEAELKTALTREAELEDEVRRLAPRLQRAQQSWYELSQLAERVRGTISLADARVKSATAAPPEERRGRDPEDMEREAARIREQEAELEAALEAAEHALEDTVAHRAELERELAVEERRLKDVARAIADRREGLARLNGQVNAARSRAASAQAEIDRLAAARDEAQERAVAAQEEYEQLKAEVDGLDADDSALGERHDAAKRELAEAESALGAAREALTTAERKRAAVAARREALALGLRRKDGTGALLGAKDRLTGLLGPAAELLTVTQGYEVPVAAALGAAADAIAVTGPATAAEAIRLLRKQDVGRAALLLGGMPLPGQGGSPRAGAAGEPPAVEDLVRGPDELMGAVRRLVRGMVVVGTLEDAEDLVYARPELTAVTAEGDVLGAHFAQGGSAGAPSLLEVQASVDEAAAELEELAVRCEELATAQQQAAGRRGECAALVEELGELRRAADREKSAVSGQLGRLAGQARGAAGEAERTTAAAARAQEALERAREEAEELAERLLVAEEASPSGDGAEEEPDTHVRDRLAADGANARQTEMEARLQVRTHEERVKGLAGRADGLDRGARAEREARARAEQRRARLRHEAEVAAAVAGGARQLLAHVEVSLVRAEAERVAADAAKAGREQQLTAARNQGRDLKGELDKLTDSVHRGEVLGAEKRLRIEQLETKALEELGVEPAGLVSEYGPDQLVPPSPPAEGEELPDDPEHPRNQPKPFLRGEQEKRLKSAERAYQQLGKVNPLALEEFSALEERHKFLSEQLEDLKKTRTDLLQVIKEVDERVEQVFTEAYRDTAREFEGVFSRLFPGGEGRLILTDPGNMLTTGVDVEARPPGKKVKRLSLLSGGERSLTAVALLVSIFKARPSPFYVMDEVEAALDDTNLQRLIRIMQELQESSQLIVITHQKRTMEVADALYGVSMQGDGVSKVISQRLR encoded by the coding sequence GTGCACCTCAAGGCCATGACCCTGCGCGGGTTCAAATCCTTCGCCTCCGCCACGACGCTGCGCTTCGAGCCGGGCATCACCTGCGTCGTGGGCCCCAACGGTTCGGGCAAGTCCAATGTGGTGGACGCGCTCTCCTGGGTCATGGGTGAACAGGGGGCCAAGTCCCTGCGGGGCGGAAAGATGGAAGACGTCATCTTCGCCGGCACGACCGGGCGGCCGCCGCTCGGCCGCGCGGAAGTGTCGTTGACCATCGACAACTCCGACGGCGCGCTTCCCATCGACTACGCCGAAGTCACCATCACACGGATCATGTTCCGCAACGGCGGCAGCGAGTACCAGCTCAACGGTGACACCTGCCGACTCCTCGACATCCAGGAGCTGCTGTCCGACTCCGGCATCGGCCGCGAGATGCATGTCATCGTCGGGCAGGGCCAGCTCGACTCCGTACTGCACGCGGATCCGATGGGGCGTCGGGCCTTCATCGAGGAGGCCGCAGGCGTACTCAAGCACCGCAAGCGCAAGGAGAAGGCGCTGCGCAAGCTGGACGCGATGCAGGCCAACCTCGCCCGCGTACAGGATCTGACCGACGAGCTGCGGCGTCAGCTCAAACCGCTGGGACGGCAGGCCGCGGTGGCGCGGCGGGCCGCCGTCATCCAGGCCGATCTGCGCGACGCCCGGCTGCGGCTGCTCGCCGACGATCTCGTACGGCTGCGGGAGGCACTGCGCGGCGAGATCGCCGACGAGGCGGCGCTCAAGGAACGCAAGGACGCGGCCGAGGCGGAGCTCAAGACCGCGCTGACCCGTGAGGCGGAGCTGGAGGACGAGGTACGGCGGCTGGCGCCGCGCCTGCAGCGGGCCCAGCAGAGCTGGTACGAACTCTCGCAGCTGGCCGAGCGGGTGCGCGGCACGATCTCGCTGGCCGATGCGCGGGTCAAGAGCGCGACCGCGGCCCCGCCGGAGGAGCGGCGCGGACGCGACCCCGAGGACATGGAGCGCGAGGCTGCCCGGATCCGTGAGCAGGAGGCGGAGCTGGAGGCCGCGCTGGAGGCGGCGGAGCACGCGCTGGAGGACACCGTCGCCCACCGCGCCGAGCTGGAGCGGGAGCTGGCGGTCGAGGAGCGCAGACTCAAGGACGTGGCGCGGGCGATCGCCGACCGGCGCGAGGGTCTGGCGCGGCTCAACGGTCAGGTCAACGCCGCCCGTTCGCGGGCGGCCTCCGCACAGGCCGAGATCGACCGGCTGGCCGCCGCGCGCGACGAGGCGCAGGAGCGGGCCGTCGCCGCGCAGGAGGAGTACGAGCAGCTCAAGGCCGAGGTCGACGGTCTGGATGCCGACGACTCCGCGCTGGGTGAGCGGCACGACGCGGCCAAGCGCGAGCTGGCCGAGGCGGAGTCGGCACTGGGCGCGGCCCGCGAGGCGCTCACCACGGCGGAACGCAAGCGTGCCGCTGTGGCCGCCCGCCGCGAGGCGCTCGCACTCGGCCTGCGCCGCAAGGACGGCACGGGTGCGCTGCTCGGTGCGAAGGACCGGCTGACGGGTCTGCTGGGCCCGGCGGCCGAACTGCTCACGGTGACCCAGGGCTACGAGGTCCCGGTCGCCGCGGCGCTGGGCGCGGCGGCGGACGCGATCGCCGTGACCGGCCCCGCCACGGCGGCCGAGGCGATCCGGCTGCTACGCAAACAGGACGTGGGCCGCGCGGCCCTGCTGCTCGGCGGCATGCCGCTGCCCGGGCAGGGCGGCAGTCCGCGGGCCGGCGCGGCCGGCGAACCGCCCGCTGTCGAGGATCTGGTGCGCGGGCCGGACGAACTCATGGGCGCCGTACGCCGGCTGGTGCGGGGCATGGTCGTCGTCGGGACGCTGGAGGACGCCGAGGACCTGGTGTACGCACGGCCCGAGCTCACCGCCGTGACCGCGGAAGGTGACGTTCTCGGGGCGCACTTCGCGCAGGGCGGTTCCGCCGGGGCGCCGAGCCTGCTTGAGGTGCAGGCCTCCGTCGACGAGGCCGCCGCCGAGCTGGAGGAGCTGGCCGTACGGTGCGAGGAGCTGGCCACCGCGCAGCAGCAGGCGGCCGGGCGGCGCGGCGAATGTGCCGCGCTCGTCGAGGAGCTGGGCGAACTCCGACGGGCCGCGGACCGCGAGAAGTCGGCGGTCTCGGGGCAGCTGGGGCGGCTCGCCGGGCAGGCGCGCGGTGCCGCGGGCGAGGCCGAGCGGACGACCGCGGCCGCGGCCAGGGCACAGGAGGCGCTGGAGCGGGCGCGGGAGGAGGCGGAGGAGCTGGCCGAGCGGCTGCTCGTCGCCGAGGAGGCATCCCCCTCCGGCGACGGCGCGGAGGAGGAGCCCGATACGCATGTACGGGACCGGCTCGCCGCCGACGGCGCCAACGCGCGCCAGACCGAGATGGAGGCCAGGCTCCAGGTCCGTACGCACGAGGAGCGGGTCAAGGGGCTCGCGGGCCGTGCGGACGGGCTCGACCGGGGAGCACGCGCCGAGCGCGAGGCACGGGCGCGCGCCGAACAGCGGCGCGCCCGGCTGCGGCACGAGGCCGAGGTCGCCGCCGCGGTGGCCGGCGGCGCCCGCCAGCTTCTCGCGCATGTCGAGGTGTCACTGGTACGGGCCGAGGCGGAGCGGGTCGCCGCCGACGCGGCCAAGGCCGGGCGCGAGCAGCAGCTGACGGCCGCCCGCAACCAGGGGCGCGACCTCAAGGGCGAGCTCGACAAACTCACGGATTCGGTTCACCGCGGTGAGGTACTCGGGGCGGAGAAGCGGCTGCGGATCGAGCAGCTGGAGACCAAGGCCCTGGAGGAGCTGGGCGTGGAACCGGCCGGACTGGTGTCCGAATACGGGCCCGACCAGCTGGTTCCGCCCTCGCCGCCTGCCGAGGGAGAGGAGCTGCCGGATGACCCGGAACACCCGCGAAACCAGCCGAAACCGTTCCTGCGCGGCGAGCAGGAGAAGCGGCTCAAGTCTGCCGAACGGGCGTATCAGCAGCTCGGGAAGGTGAACCCGCTCGCCCTGGAGGAGTTCTCGGCGCTGGAGGAACGGCACAAGTTCCTCTCCGAGCAGCTTGAAGACCTGAAGAAGACCAGAACCGACCTGCTTCAGGTGATCAAGGAGGTCGACGAGCGCGTGGAGCAGGTTTTCACGGAGGCGTACCGCGACACCGCCCGCGAGTTCGAGGGTGTCTTCTCGCGGCTCTTCCCCGGTGGCGAGGGGCGGCTGATTCTCACCGACCCCGGCAACATGCTCACCACGGGCGTGGACGTCGAGGCGAGACCGCCCGGCAAGAAGGTCAAGCGGCTCTCGCTGCTCTCGGGCGGCGAGCGGTCACTGACCGCCGTCGCGCTGCTGGTGTCGATCTTCAAGGCCCGGCCGAGCCCGTTCTATGTGATGGACGAGGTCGAGGCGGCGCTCGACGACACCAACCTCCAGCGGCTGATCCGGATCATGCAGGAGCTCCAGGAGAGCTCGCAGCTGATTGTGATCACGCACCAGAAGCGGACGATGGAGGTCGCGGACGCGCTGTACGGCGTCTCCATGCAGGGAGACGGCGTCTCCAAGGTCATCAGCCAGCGTCTTCGCTGA